In Candidatus Jidaibacter acanthamoeba, the following proteins share a genomic window:
- a CDS encoding outer membrane protein — translation MNKLTTILSTIALSCISYNSYAEQISTTTTDNLYSKGYVSLGFIGGKGSMKVNNYLRNGPFSIREDGKSNVGMPGIEVALGTYITPEFRGEIAINYLKGANSFITYETPFVGENSEAKAYIKRLDIMLNGYYDFNNDTLLTPYMMVGIGASKNKAELNIYYPYTTPQHSKSKTGLAFQVGTGVESKLTQHLKVGLGYRLHYTPSIKFSNIKRYDASSYDNHTFKYKPAQHLLLANIKFDF, via the coding sequence ATGAATAAACTTACTACTATATTAAGTACAATAGCTCTTAGTTGCATTAGCTATAATTCTTATGCGGAGCAAATAAGTACTACCACAACAGACAATCTTTATTCTAAAGGGTATGTTTCATTAGGTTTCATAGGGGGCAAAGGTAGTATGAAAGTTAATAATTATCTTCGGAATGGTCCCTTTTCAATTAGGGAAGATGGTAAAAGTAATGTTGGAATGCCGGGAATAGAGGTAGCTTTAGGGACTTATATAACACCTGAGTTTAGGGGAGAAATTGCAATAAATTATTTAAAGGGAGCTAATTCATTCATTACATATGAAACTCCCTTTGTTGGTGAAAATTCTGAAGCTAAGGCTTATATAAAAAGATTAGATATAATGCTAAATGGGTACTATGATTTTAATAATGACACTTTATTAACTCCATATATGATGGTTGGAATTGGAGCATCTAAAAATAAAGCTGAACTTAATATTTATTATCCTTATACAACGCCTCAGCATTCTAAATCTAAAACCGGCTTAGCCTTTCAAGTAGGAACTGGAGTTGAATCAAAACTAACACAGCATCTAAAGGTCGGCTTGGGATATAGGCTGCATTACACACCTTCAATAAAATTTAGTAATATTAAAAGATATGATGCTAGTAGCTATGACAATCATACTTTTAAGTACAAACCAGCCCAGCATCTCTTGCTAGCTAATATAAAATTTGATTTCTAA